A genomic stretch from Sulfurihydrogenibium azorense Az-Fu1 includes:
- a CDS encoding ATP synthase F0 subunit B, which yields MKKAILMGLFIVGISFASEGSEESGVLIWKAVNTVILLAVIAYFGGKHIKRFLENRRQSVADMVLQAQKAKEDSIKALEEAKKKLEEANYKLEEGIKLAKETAENERKHAIAQANEIAERIKAQAKETINIEIKRAELKIKKYATSKALELAQNLLNQKVDPETTKAIVNKTIKQLEA from the coding sequence ATGAAAAAAGCTATTTTAATGGGTTTGTTTATAGTAGGAATCTCTTTTGCATCTGAAGGTTCTGAGGAGTCAGGTGTTTTAATCTGGAAAGCTGTTAACACGGTTATTCTTTTGGCTGTGATAGCCTACTTTGGTGGAAAACATATTAAAAGATTTCTAGAAAATAGAAGACAGTCGGTTGCAGATATGGTTTTGCAAGCCCAAAAAGCTAAAGAAGATAGTATTAAAGCTTTAGAAGAAGCAAAGAAAAAGTTAGAGGAAGCAAACTATAAACTTGAGGAAGGTATAAAACTTGCTAAAGAGACAGCTGAAAACGAGAGGAAACACGCAATTGCCCAAGCCAACGAGATAGCAGAAAGAATAAAGGCTCAAGCAAAAGAAACTATAAATATAGAAATTAAAAGAGCAGAGTTAAAAATTAAAAAGTATGCCACATCAAAAGCCTTAGAGTTAGCTCAAAACCTTTTAAATCAAAAAGTAGATCCAGAAACAACAAAAGCTATAGTAAATAAAACAATAAAACAACTGGAGGCTTAA
- the atpH gene encoding ATP synthase F1 subunit delta → MKVDKKFLKKVVKGMIKVLGNDEEKLSNTSKALDILSLLYKSNSNFRNIILSPTVSLEEKEKAVSKILDVLNLPQEVKPFIFLAVKENKGNIIKELNKAFRFEVEKFFATVQGEVITAHPIDEDLLNQIKTVLESKIGKKIEFTVKEDKSLIGGAVIKAGSYILDTSVRNYLKQLERSLTRF, encoded by the coding sequence TTGAAAGTAGATAAAAAGTTTTTGAAGAAAGTTGTTAAAGGGATGATAAAAGTTCTTGGAAATGATGAGGAAAAGCTTTCTAACACATCAAAAGCTTTAGATATTCTTTCTTTACTTTACAAATCTAACTCAAACTTTAGAAATATAATTTTAAGTCCAACAGTTTCTTTAGAAGAAAAAGAGAAAGCTGTTTCAAAAATTTTAGATGTTTTAAATCTACCTCAAGAAGTAAAACCTTTTATTTTTTTGGCTGTAAAAGAAAACAAAGGAAACATTATTAAAGAATTAAACAAAGCTTTTAGATTTGAAGTAGAAAAGTTCTTTGCAACAGTTCAAGGAGAAGTTATTACAGCTCATCCTATTGATGAAGACCTTTTAAACCAAATAAAAACTGTACTTGAGTCTAAAATAGGTAAAAAGATTGAGTTTACAGTTAAAGAAGATAAAAGTTTAATTGGTGGAGCTGTTATAAAAGCTGGAAGTTATATACTTGATACGTCTGTAAGAAATTACTTAAAACAGTTAGAAAGGTCATTAACAAGATTTTAA
- the atpA gene encoding F0F1 ATP synthase subunit alpha — translation MSVIRADEVLEQLNKQIQEFEVSANLEEIGTVIQVGDGVARIYGLEKAMMGEMLEFENGVVGVVFNLEEDNVGAVLLGSDVNVREGSVVKRTGKILSIPVGKGLLGRVVDGLGNPIDGKGPITDIAYYSPVEKIAPGVVKRKSVHEPLQTGIKAIDAMIPIGRGQRELIIGDRATGKTTIAIDTILNQKGQGVYCIYVAIGQKRANVVHIVETLQKHGAMEYTTVVAATASDPATMQYIAPFVGCTIGEYFRDNGMHALVIYDDLTKHAYAYRQLSLLLRRPPGREAYPGDVFYLHSRLLERAAKLNDELGAGSLTALPIIETQAGDVAAYIPTNVISITDGQIFLEADLFYKGIRPAINVGISVSRVGGAAQIKAMKQVAGTLRLDLAQFRELEAFVQFASDLDKATQAQIARGQRMVELLKQPPNQPVPVEKQVAIIYIAGQGYLDDVPVNAIQKFEKEFYTFLDTEKPDILEAIRREKALTDDIKAKLDAAVKEFKKKVAF, via the coding sequence ATGTCTGTTATAAGAGCTGATGAAGTTTTAGAGCAGTTAAACAAGCAAATTCAAGAGTTTGAAGTTTCTGCAAACCTTGAGGAGATTGGAACTGTTATTCAGGTGGGAGATGGTGTTGCTCGTATTTACGGTCTTGAAAAGGCAATGATGGGTGAGATGCTTGAGTTTGAAAATGGTGTAGTTGGTGTTGTATTTAACCTTGAAGAAGATAATGTAGGTGCAGTTTTACTTGGATCTGACGTAAACGTAAGAGAAGGTAGTGTAGTAAAAAGAACTGGGAAAATTTTGTCTATTCCAGTAGGAAAAGGACTTCTTGGAAGAGTAGTTGATGGACTTGGAAATCCGATAGACGGAAAAGGTCCTATAACAGATATAGCTTACTACTCTCCAGTTGAAAAAATTGCTCCGGGTGTAGTCAAGAGAAAATCAGTACACGAACCACTTCAAACAGGTATAAAAGCAATTGATGCAATGATTCCAATAGGTAGAGGACAAAGAGAGTTAATAATCGGAGATAGGGCAACAGGTAAAACTACAATTGCTATAGATACTATACTTAACCAAAAAGGTCAAGGTGTTTACTGTATCTATGTAGCAATAGGACAAAAGAGAGCAAACGTTGTTCACATAGTTGAAACGTTGCAGAAACATGGTGCAATGGAGTATACAACTGTCGTTGCTGCTACAGCTTCAGACCCTGCAACTATGCAATATATAGCTCCATTTGTTGGATGTACAATAGGTGAGTACTTTAGAGACAACGGAATGCACGCTTTAGTTATATACGATGACCTTACAAAACACGCTTACGCTTACAGACAGTTATCACTTCTCTTGAGAAGACCACCAGGAAGGGAAGCATACCCTGGAGACGTTTTCTACCTTCACTCAAGATTGTTAGAGAGAGCTGCTAAGTTAAACGATGAACTTGGAGCAGGTTCTTTAACTGCTTTACCTATTATAGAAACTCAAGCAGGTGACGTTGCTGCATACATTCCAACTAACGTTATATCTATTACTGACGGTCAGATATTCCTTGAGGCAGACTTGTTCTATAAAGGTATAAGACCTGCTATTAACGTTGGTATCTCTGTTTCAAGGGTAGGTGGTGCTGCTCAAATAAAAGCTATGAAACAAGTTGCAGGTACTTTAAGACTTGACCTAGCTCAGTTTAGAGAGCTTGAGGCATTCGTTCAGTTTGCATCAGACCTTGATAAAGCAACTCAGGCTCAGATTGCAAGAGGTCAAAGAATGGTTGAACTTTTAAAGCAACCACCTAACCAGCCTGTTCCAGTAGAAAAACAAGTTGCAATTATATACATAGCAGGACAAGGGTACTTAGACGATGTACCTGTAAACGCTATTCAAAAATTTGAAAAAGAGTTTTACACATTCTTAGATACAGAAAAACCAGATATCCTTGAAGCTATAAGAAGGGAAAAAGCTTTAACAGACGATATAAAAGCAAAACTTGATGCGGCTGTTAAAGAGTTTAAGAAAAAAGTCGCATTTTAG
- a CDS encoding F0F1 ATP synthase subunit gamma: MAKLSPRDIKRKINGIKNTRRITSAMKMVSAAKLRKAQNLLYATRPYSEKLYELISDLSIYIDRESHPLLAKREVKNVDLIVITADRGLAGAFNSNVLKTAWREIQNLQSQGKTVNLILIGRKGVNFFKNKGLNIVASYEDIYRNQMNLSFTSMLGGIVSSRFIEEKTDAIYLINNELITSSTYETKIRELLPLEPKASSPKKYDEMSIYNIEPSKEEVLDSLLQRYINFQLYRALVESSAAEHSARMIAMDNATKNAGEAIRKWTIIFNKARQEAITTELIDIINAAEAIK; this comes from the coding sequence ATGGCTAAGTTATCTCCAAGGGATATAAAAAGAAAAATAAACGGTATAAAGAACACAAGAAGAATAACTTCGGCTATGAAGATGGTTTCTGCGGCCAAGTTAAGAAAGGCCCAGAACCTTCTTTATGCTACAAGACCTTATTCAGAAAAGTTGTATGAACTTATATCAGATTTATCTATCTATATAGACAGGGAATCCCATCCACTATTAGCAAAAAGAGAAGTTAAAAATGTAGACCTCATCGTTATAACAGCTGATAGAGGACTTGCAGGAGCTTTTAACTCAAACGTTTTAAAAACGGCTTGGAGAGAGATACAAAACCTTCAATCACAAGGAAAAACTGTAAATTTGATTTTAATAGGTAGAAAAGGAGTAAACTTCTTTAAAAACAAAGGTTTAAATATTGTTGCATCTTACGAAGATATATATAGAAACCAAATGAACCTTTCATTTACCTCTATGCTTGGAGGTATCGTATCTTCAAGATTTATAGAAGAAAAAACAGATGCTATTTACTTAATTAACAACGAGCTTATAACATCTTCTACTTATGAAACAAAAATTAGAGAACTTCTACCGTTAGAGCCTAAAGCAAGTTCTCCTAAAAAGTACGATGAAATGAGTATATATAACATTGAACCTTCTAAAGAAGAGGTTTTGGATTCTCTACTCCAAAGGTACATTAACTTTCAGCTTTATAGAGCTTTAGTTGAATCTTCAGCTGCAGAACATTCTGCAAGAATGATAGCAATGGATAACGCAACTAAAAACGCAGGAGAAGCAATTAGAAAATGGACTATCATATTTAATAAAGCAAGACAAGAAGCTATTACAACAGAGCTTATAGACATTATTAACGCTGCTGAAGCAATTAAGTAA
- the atpD gene encoding F0F1 ATP synthase subunit beta, which produces MAKGKVVQIIGPVVDVEFPEGQLPAIRNAIKVQRTAIDDTGKEYVEDLYLEVAQHLGDSRVRTVAYGPTDGLVRGVEAEDLGSPVKVPVGKAALGRIFNVVGQPIDEAGPVNAEEYWPIFREAPSFEEQSTKVEQFETGIKVIDLLVPLIKGGKVGLFGGAGVGKTVLMQELIHNIAKFHSGYSVVVGVGERTREGNDLWMEMKESGVLPYTAMVYGQMNEPPGVRFRVAHTGLTIAEYFRDVEKQDVLIFIDNIFRFVQAGAEVSTLLGRLPSAVGYQPTLGTDVGEVQERIASTKNGSITSIQAVYVPADDITDPAPASIFAHLDATIVLQRRLTELGIYPAIDPLESTSRALAPEYVGEEHYYVARETQRILQRYKELQEIIAILGMEELSDEDKAIVGRARRLQRFLAQRFHVAEQFTGQPGSYVKKEETIQSFKEVVEGKWDHLPEQAFYMVGGIEEAKEKAEKLGVKV; this is translated from the coding sequence ATGGCAAAAGGAAAAGTAGTTCAGATTATAGGTCCGGTAGTGGATGTTGAGTTTCCAGAGGGACAACTACCGGCAATAAGAAACGCTATAAAAGTGCAAAGAACGGCTATTGATGATACTGGGAAAGAGTACGTTGAAGACCTTTACCTTGAAGTTGCTCAACATCTTGGAGATTCAAGAGTTAGGACGGTAGCTTATGGTCCTACTGATGGACTTGTTAGAGGAGTTGAAGCTGAGGACTTAGGTTCTCCAGTAAAAGTTCCTGTAGGGAAGGCAGCTCTTGGTAGAATATTCAACGTTGTAGGACAACCAATAGATGAAGCAGGACCTGTAAACGCAGAAGAGTACTGGCCAATCTTTAGAGAAGCTCCTTCTTTTGAAGAACAGTCTACAAAAGTAGAGCAGTTTGAGACAGGTATCAAAGTTATTGACTTATTAGTGCCCTTGATAAAAGGTGGTAAAGTAGGACTGTTTGGTGGTGCTGGAGTTGGTAAAACTGTTTTGATGCAGGAGCTTATCCACAACATAGCTAAGTTCCATTCTGGATACTCAGTTGTTGTTGGTGTTGGTGAAAGAACAAGGGAAGGAAACGACCTTTGGATGGAGATGAAGGAGTCTGGAGTTTTACCTTACACAGCAATGGTTTACGGTCAGATGAACGAGCCTCCGGGAGTTAGATTTAGGGTTGCTCATACTGGACTTACTATAGCAGAATACTTTAGAGATGTGGAAAAACAAGACGTTCTTATCTTTATAGATAACATATTTAGATTTGTTCAGGCAGGTGCTGAAGTTTCCACACTTCTTGGAAGACTTCCTTCTGCAGTTGGTTATCAGCCAACACTTGGAACTGACGTTGGTGAAGTTCAAGAGAGAATTGCATCTACTAAGAATGGTTCTATTACATCTATTCAGGCTGTTTATGTTCCTGCAGACGATATTACAGACCCAGCTCCAGCTTCTATATTCGCACACCTTGATGCAACTATCGTTCTCCAAAGAAGATTAACAGAGTTAGGTATATACCCAGCTATTGACCCATTAGAGTCAACTTCAAGGGCTTTAGCACCAGAGTATGTAGGTGAAGAGCATTACTACGTAGCAAGGGAAACACAAAGAATATTACAAAGATACAAAGAGCTTCAAGAGATTATAGCTATCTTAGGTATGGAAGAGCTTTCTGATGAAGATAAGGCTATAGTTGGAAGAGCAAGAAGATTACAGAGATTCCTTGCTCAAAGATTCCACGTTGCTGAACAGTTTACAGGTCAACCGGGTTCTTACGTTAAGAAAGAAGAAACTATACAGTCTTTCAAAGAAGTTGTTGAAGGTAAATGGGATCATTTACCAGAGCAAGCATTCTACATGGTTGGTGGAATAGAAGAAGCTAAAGAAAAAGCAGAAAAGTTAGGCGTTAAAGTTTAA
- the tsaD gene encoding tRNA (adenosine(37)-N6)-threonylcarbamoyltransferase complex transferase subunit TsaD, with amino-acid sequence MIVLGIESSCDDTSVAVYDSERGILSNVVSSQFIHLEFGGVYPELAAREHTKNFLPVLDKALKDAKISLNDVDVVTATFMPGLIISLVVGVSAAKSLSFSINKPIVPVHHIEAHIFANFLVKEIEYPFIALVVSGGHTELILVKDFEDYLYIGGTLDDAVGEVFDKVARAMDLGFPGGPVIDRLAQNGKEVIKFPRPMINEKGENRFNFSFSGLKTAVIKEIRKGIHTKEDIAASFQGAIIETLLKKTLDACNEFNVKRVVIAGGVSANSKLREEVSKIKGIEFYYPPLNLCTDNGAMVAFTGFKRFSKYKKGFKLDFEAKAKCRIDRFPQLLRDFHT; translated from the coding sequence ATGATAGTCTTAGGGATAGAAAGTTCTTGTGATGATACCTCTGTAGCTGTTTATGACAGTGAAAGGGGTATTCTTTCCAATGTAGTATCGTCTCAGTTTATACATTTAGAGTTTGGAGGAGTTTACCCAGAACTTGCTGCCAGAGAACACACAAAAAACTTTTTACCTGTTTTAGACAAAGCATTAAAAGATGCAAAAATCAGCTTAAACGATGTTGACGTAGTAACTGCAACATTTATGCCGGGATTAATTATATCGTTAGTAGTAGGTGTATCAGCTGCAAAATCTTTATCATTTTCCATAAACAAACCAATTGTACCTGTACATCATATAGAAGCACACATCTTTGCCAACTTTTTAGTTAAAGAAATTGAGTATCCATTTATAGCTCTTGTAGTATCCGGAGGACATACAGAACTAATCTTGGTTAAAGACTTTGAAGATTACCTATACATAGGAGGAACTTTAGACGATGCAGTGGGAGAAGTTTTCGATAAAGTAGCAAGGGCTATGGACTTGGGTTTCCCGGGAGGTCCTGTGATAGACAGACTAGCTCAAAACGGAAAAGAAGTGATAAAATTTCCAAGACCAATGATAAACGAAAAAGGAGAAAACAGGTTTAACTTTTCATTCAGTGGTTTAAAAACAGCTGTGATAAAAGAAATCAGAAAAGGCATACATACAAAAGAAGATATAGCAGCTTCTTTCCAAGGAGCCATCATAGAAACACTTTTAAAAAAGACGTTAGATGCTTGTAATGAGTTTAACGTAAAAAGAGTTGTAATAGCAGGTGGTGTATCAGCTAACTCAAAGCTAAGAGAAGAGGTTTCAAAAATAAAAGGTATAGAGTTTTACTACCCTCCTCTAAATCTTTGTACAGACAATGGAGCTATGGTTGCTTTTACAGGATTTAAAAGATTTTCAAAATACAAGAAAGGATTTAAATTAGATTTTGAAGCTAAAGCCAAGTGTAGAATAGATAGATTCCCTCAACTACTTAGAGATTTTCATACCTAA
- a CDS encoding S41 family peptidase, translating into MKSRISMVVGVILIFVAGMSFGLNAKTPKTDYSEDIQIIRTYTDVLKLVEDNYVEPTDPKKLLYGSLRGLLSSLDPYSTFFTPEEFKEFTSETQGEFGGLGMEVTMENNKLLVVSPIEDTPAFKAGIKPGDWIVEIDGEPTDKMTLFQAVKKMRGKPGTKVTLTIFRKGVEKPFKVELVRDLIKVKSVKTKELENGKIGYIRLTQFQENSAEEFEKALKSFKNKEGIIIDLRNNPGGLLTSAVSIADMLLPKGKLIVYTQGRDPKNKEEFYSQSEPVVDKKIPIAVIVNKGSASASEILTGALKDNNRAIIVGDTTFGKASVQTLIPLPDGSGVKLTVAHYYTPNGNLIMNKGITPDIIVKVSEEEEAERAKAEREAKMNGKEVEIKDPQLEAAINAIKILNFAKKLN; encoded by the coding sequence ATGAAAAGCAGAATCTCAATGGTTGTAGGTGTGATTTTAATATTTGTTGCCGGAATGAGCTTTGGACTTAACGCAAAAACTCCAAAAACAGATTACAGTGAAGATATTCAAATAATTAGAACCTATACAGATGTTTTAAAACTAGTAGAGGATAACTACGTTGAACCAACAGACCCTAAAAAATTACTTTATGGCTCACTAAGAGGTTTACTATCATCTCTTGACCCTTACTCAACTTTCTTTACACCCGAAGAGTTTAAAGAGTTTACATCAGAAACACAGGGAGAGTTTGGTGGACTTGGAATGGAAGTAACTATGGAAAACAACAAACTTTTAGTCGTATCACCAATAGAAGATACTCCTGCATTTAAAGCAGGAATAAAACCTGGAGACTGGATAGTAGAGATAGACGGAGAACCTACAGACAAAATGACCCTTTTCCAAGCAGTTAAAAAGATGAGAGGAAAACCCGGAACAAAAGTTACATTAACTATATTTAGAAAAGGTGTAGAAAAACCATTTAAAGTAGAGTTAGTAAGAGACTTAATAAAAGTAAAAAGTGTTAAAACAAAAGAATTAGAAAATGGAAAAATTGGGTATATAAGGTTAACCCAGTTTCAAGAAAACTCAGCTGAAGAGTTTGAAAAAGCTTTAAAATCATTCAAAAACAAAGAAGGTATTATCATAGACCTTAGAAACAATCCGGGAGGATTACTTACCTCTGCAGTTTCAATAGCTGATATGCTACTACCAAAAGGTAAATTAATCGTTTACACACAAGGTAGAGACCCAAAAAACAAAGAAGAGTTCTACTCCCAATCAGAACCAGTAGTGGATAAAAAAATTCCAATAGCGGTTATCGTTAATAAAGGCTCTGCATCAGCTTCTGAGATTTTAACAGGAGCTTTAAAAGATAATAACAGAGCGATTATAGTCGGTGATACAACCTTTGGTAAAGCTTCTGTACAAACTCTCATACCTTTACCTGATGGTTCTGGTGTAAAATTAACAGTGGCACACTATTACACTCCAAATGGAAATCTTATAATGAATAAAGGCATAACTCCGGATATAATCGTAAAAGTAAGTGAAGAAGAAGAAGCAGAAAGAGCAAAAGCAGAAAGAGAAGCAAAAATGAACGGAAAAGAAGTTGAGATAAAAGACCCTCAACTTGAAGCTGCCATAAATGCAATAAAAATTTTAAACTTTGCAAAGAAGTTGAATTAG
- a CDS encoding aldo/keto reductase, translating into MNYKNFLDLKLSEIGIGTYLGSPDENTNKNYEETIKKAVELGINVVDTAINYRDMESERVIGRVLKNIDRKSLIISTKGGYFPRDSRLKVENITQYLKENFIDKGIVSKEDITPYGNMLTPKYIDWSFEKSLENLDTDYIDIYFLHNPEDQLQIVDKQTFYKKLWTVFRLLEGKVNQGKLRYYGLATWNGFRVPPDHIQHLNLFEIFDIAKDVGGENHHFRFIQLPYNLAMTESYTLKNQYYNGKLYSTLEATQILGIYTYISAPLFQGRIVRRFDENAKKLFKVEKDVHIPIQFVRSTPGVGTVLIGMSKVNHLLENIEIENYPKLEKEEIDFIFSSSR; encoded by the coding sequence ATGAACTATAAAAACTTTTTAGATTTAAAATTATCCGAGATAGGTATTGGAACTTACTTAGGCAGTCCCGATGAAAACACAAATAAAAACTACGAAGAGACTATAAAAAAAGCAGTGGAGTTAGGTATTAACGTAGTAGATACAGCTATAAACTACAGGGATATGGAAAGTGAAAGGGTTATAGGTAGAGTATTAAAAAATATAGATAGGAAAAGTTTAATAATCTCCACAAAAGGAGGATACTTTCCAAGGGACAGTAGACTTAAAGTAGAAAACATAACACAATATTTGAAGGAAAACTTTATAGATAAGGGTATCGTAAGTAAAGAAGATATTACACCTTACGGAAACATGCTAACTCCAAAATACATAGACTGGTCTTTTGAAAAAAGTTTAGAAAACTTAGATACAGATTACATTGATATATACTTTCTACACAACCCAGAAGACCAACTTCAAATAGTAGATAAACAGACATTTTACAAAAAACTATGGACCGTTTTTAGACTCTTAGAAGGAAAAGTAAATCAAGGAAAGTTAAGATACTATGGACTTGCAACATGGAACGGCTTTAGAGTCCCCCCTGACCACATTCAACACCTAAACTTGTTTGAGATTTTTGATATTGCTAAGGATGTAGGAGGGGAAAACCATCACTTTAGATTTATTCAACTACCTTATAATTTAGCGATGACAGAAAGCTACACACTTAAAAATCAATATTATAATGGTAAGCTCTACTCCACTTTAGAAGCAACTCAAATTCTTGGTATATATACATACATAAGCGCACCATTATTCCAAGGAAGAATAGTTAGAAGATTTGATGAAAATGCTAAAAAATTATTCAAAGTAGAAAAAGATGTCCATATCCCTATACAGTTTGTAAGAAGTACTCCGGGAGTAGGAACAGTGCTTATAGGTATGAGTAAAGTAAACCATCTTTTAGAAAACATAGAGATAGAGAACTATCCCAAACTTGAAAAAGAAGAAATTGATTTTATATTTTCAAGCAGTAGATAG
- a CDS encoding TIGR00282 family metallophosphoesterase, which yields MRFLVIGDVIGRTGRRAVKEVLPSLKEKLSIDFVVLNGENLAHGNGITKPTFEEVITAGVDVITSGNHTFDKKEVYTIIDDERLLRPANLPPLAKGKGFNTYEKNNKRITVINLMGRVFIGIPLDCPFRTFDEIYNKVKDTSDYIIVDFHGEATSEKQAFGYYVDSRATLVFGTHTHVQTSDERFLPKGTAYISDVGLTGAYDSVIGIKAPQIIEKFITGMPVKYEPEEGRYIFQALFLDTEEKKLKRIQIKEGESYEL from the coding sequence ATGAGATTTTTAGTTATTGGAGATGTAATCGGAAGAACGGGAAGGAGAGCTGTTAAAGAGGTTCTTCCTTCCCTTAAAGAAAAGTTAAGTATAGACTTTGTAGTTTTAAACGGAGAAAATTTAGCCCACGGAAACGGTATTACAAAACCTACTTTTGAAGAAGTGATTACTGCAGGAGTAGACGTTATAACCTCTGGAAACCATACATTTGATAAAAAAGAAGTGTATACAATCATAGACGATGAAAGACTACTTAGACCTGCAAACCTTCCTCCCCTTGCAAAAGGTAAAGGATTTAACACTTATGAAAAAAACAATAAAAGAATAACAGTTATAAATCTTATGGGAAGAGTCTTTATTGGAATTCCCTTAGACTGCCCCTTTAGAACCTTTGACGAAATCTACAACAAAGTAAAAGATACATCAGACTATATAATAGTAGATTTTCACGGAGAAGCTACATCAGAAAAACAAGCCTTTGGCTATTACGTAGATTCACGGGCAACCTTAGTCTTTGGAACTCACACCCATGTACAAACTTCAGATGAAAGATTTTTACCAAAAGGTACAGCTTACATATCAGATGTAGGATTGACAGGTGCTTACGACTCGGTGATAGGAATTAAAGCTCCACAGATTATAGAAAAATTCATAACAGGAATGCCTGTAAAATACGAACCAGAAGAAGGAAGATACATATTTCAAGCTTTATTTTTAGACACAGAAGAAAAAAAATTAAAAAGAATACAAATAAAAGAAGGTGAAAGTTATGAACTATAA
- the rny gene encoding ribonuclease Y: MNEVIVGLLSAVFAGGAGFTACKVMVEKKLKEKEEEYNKVLSRKEEIEKLAKEEAERIKKEAEKEVERILKEAEREAKIRASEIEKEALKLKEQQEFIIEKELLKRKQELENEIRQKREELQNLEKQLLMRESQLEKRLARLEHREEEIEKRAAEIAKLESEIKALEKQLKEKEEKLKSAEEHYILELQRIASMTKEEAKAELMRKVEEEAKLEAAKLMREIEEEAKKNAEKEAKWTLVTAIQRLAPEATTTYTVSVVDLPSNDIKGRIIGREGRNIRAFEMATGVDLIIDDTPDIVTISSFDPLRREIAKIALERLIADGRIHPGRIEEVVEKVKEEMDQHIRKLGEETCLELGFTDVHPELYYYIGKLNYRTSYTQNVLLHTKEVAYLAGMMAAMLGLDEKMARRGGLMHDIGKAISHEVGGAHSKVGAEIAKRYGEPDYVINAILYHHGDEPARYPEAVLVAAADALSAARPGARREVLQSYINRLEKIEAIVNSFENVEKSFAIQAGREVRVIVNAEKLSDEEAYLLTKEIAKRIEKEVEFPGQIKVVTIRESRFVEVAK, translated from the coding sequence ATGAACGAAGTAATAGTAGGATTATTATCTGCAGTTTTTGCTGGTGGAGCAGGATTTACTGCTTGTAAAGTAATGGTAGAAAAGAAACTGAAAGAAAAAGAAGAAGAGTATAACAAAGTATTAAGTAGAAAAGAAGAGATAGAAAAACTTGCAAAAGAGGAAGCAGAAAGGATAAAAAAGGAAGCCGAGAAAGAAGTAGAAAGGATATTAAAAGAAGCTGAAAGAGAAGCTAAGATAAGGGCATCAGAGATAGAGAAAGAAGCACTAAAATTGAAAGAACAGCAAGAGTTTATTATAGAGAAAGAACTATTGAAAAGAAAACAAGAACTTGAAAATGAAATAAGACAAAAAAGAGAGGAACTTCAAAACTTAGAAAAACAACTTTTAATGAGAGAGTCCCAGTTAGAGAAAAGACTTGCAAGGTTAGAACACAGAGAAGAAGAGATAGAGAAAAGAGCTGCTGAAATTGCTAAGTTAGAATCAGAAATAAAAGCTTTAGAGAAACAGTTAAAAGAAAAAGAAGAAAAACTAAAATCTGCTGAAGAACATTACATACTAGAGCTTCAAAGGATTGCAAGTATGACAAAAGAAGAAGCAAAAGCAGAACTTATGAGAAAAGTAGAGGAAGAAGCAAAATTAGAAGCTGCTAAGCTTATGAGAGAGATTGAAGAGGAAGCAAAGAAAAACGCAGAAAAAGAGGCTAAATGGACCCTTGTTACAGCGATTCAAAGACTTGCACCAGAAGCAACTACTACCTACACAGTTTCAGTTGTTGACCTTCCAAGTAACGATATAAAAGGTAGAATAATAGGAAGGGAAGGAAGAAATATAAGAGCCTTTGAGATGGCAACAGGAGTAGATTTAATAATAGACGATACACCAGATATAGTTACAATATCTTCTTTTGACCCTTTAAGGAGAGAGATTGCAAAAATAGCTTTAGAAAGACTTATAGCTGATGGTAGAATACATCCGGGAAGGATAGAAGAGGTTGTTGAAAAAGTAAAAGAAGAAATGGACCAGCACATTAGGAAGTTAGGAGAAGAAACATGCCTTGAACTTGGTTTCACAGACGTCCATCCTGAACTTTACTACTACATAGGAAAGTTAAACTACAGAACATCTTATACCCAAAACGTTTTACTACACACTAAAGAAGTAGCATACCTTGCAGGAATGATGGCTGCAATGCTTGGTTTAGATGAAAAGATGGCAAGAAGGGGAGGACTTATGCACGATATAGGTAAAGCAATCTCCCACGAAGTTGGAGGAGCTCACTCCAAAGTTGGAGCTGAGATTGCAAAGAGATACGGAGAACCTGACTACGTCATAAACGCAATCCTCTACCACCATGGAGATGAACCTGCAAGGTACCCTGAAGCTGTTTTAGTTGCAGCAGCTGACGCACTATCGGCGGCAAGACCCGGAGCAAGAAGAGAAGTACTCCAATCTTATATAAATAGACTTGAAAAGATAGAAGCAATTGTTAACTCTTTTGAAAATGTAGAAAAGTCCTTTGCAATACAGGCAGGTAGAGAAGTAAGGGTAATTGTAAACGCAGAAAAACTCTCTGACGAAGAAGCTTACCTCTTAACAAAAGAGATAGCAAAAAGAATAGAAAAAGAAGTAGAGTTCCCAGGACAGATAAAAGTTGTTACAATAAGAGAGTCAAGATTTGTAGAAGTAGCCAAGTAG